A portion of the Podospora pseudoanserina strain CBS 124.78 chromosome 2, whole genome shotgun sequence genome contains these proteins:
- a CDS encoding hypothetical protein (EggNog:ENOG503PZUH) — protein sequence MQLTTLFMTLSAAAGLALAASTSSTNLDTCQRIQSDLQGMNVTYLPDMIHLRRSSNASFNVPANARGPCSLIAAFPADYSIRDSSVEQGGNPIAVNVTDVDGPTPDSLVGTVRFPSALPGPTTKEAVKITINSFACREKMTYHFEAAELGLVQFKNTADAGLFIEYSC from the coding sequence ATGCAGTTAACAACCCTCTTCATGACCCTCTCGGCTGCTGCCGGCCTCGCCCTTGCCGCCTCTACTTCTAGCACCAACCTTGACACCTGCCAGCGTATCCAGTCCGATCTCCAGGGAATGAACGTTACCTACCTCCCCGATATgatccacctccgccgctcTAGCAATGCCTCTTTCAACGTCCCCGCCAACGCCCGTGGTCCCTGCTCTCTTATTGCGGCCTTTCCGGCCGACTATTCGATTAGAGACTCCTCGGTTGAGCAAGGCGGCAACCCCATTGCTGTCAACGTCACCGACGTTGATGGTCCCACCCCCGACTCCCTAGTTGGTACCGTTCGCTTCCCTTCTGCCTTGCCTGGTCCGACGACTAAGGAGGCAGTCAagatcaccatcaacagtTTTGCCTGCAGGGAGAAGATGACTTACCATTTTGAGGCCGCCGAGTTGGGTTTGGTTCAGTTCAAGAACACGGCGGATGCTGGGCTCTTCATTGAATATAGCTGCTAA
- the CAF16 gene encoding CCR4-NOT regulatory complex component (EggNog:ENOG503NV4A; BUSCO:EOG09263X4B; COG:Q) encodes MAPASGPPSVVTNNLSYLFQDHSTGLSGITLSLPPRSRTLLIGANGAGKTTLLRLLAGKRLAPAGTITIGGNDPFKVGLEGVTYLGLEWVLNAIVRTDIGVDELLRSVGGDQYPDRRDELVAVLDIDTRWRMHAVSDGERRRVQLAMGLVRPWTILLLDEITVDLDVWSRSQFLSFLKKETEERECTVVYATHILDNLAGWPTHLVHMHLGTVVEWGTTEKMLESKLGGEKETGNSRLGELVLRWLKEDLDRRGPRDKLRRGPEGLSYNSGNLGIGGYGLESKSKLEEKR; translated from the coding sequence ATGGCCCCCGCTTCCGGCCCCCCCTCTGTAGTAACAAACAACCTCTCCTACCTCTTCCAAGACCACTCCACCGGCCTCTCAGGCAtaaccctctccctcccccccagaTCCCGCACCCTCTTGATCGGCGCCAACGGCGCAGGCAagaccaccctcctccgcctcctggCGGGAAAACGCCTAGCGCCAGCAGGCACAATCACCATCGGCGGCAACGACCCCTTCAAAGTCGGCCTCGAGGGCGTGACCTACCTCGGCCTGGAATGGGTCCTCAACGCCATCGTCCGCACCGACATCGGCGTCGACGAGCTCCTCCGCTCCGTCGGCGGGGACCAATACCCCGACCGTCGTGACGAGCTCGTCGCCGTTCTCGACATCGATACCAGGTGGAGGATGCACGCCGTTTCCGACGGCGAGCGCCGCAGGGTCCAGCTCGCCATGGGCCTAGTCCGGCCGTGGACGATCCTGTTATTGGATGAAATCACCGTCGACCTGGATGTCTGGTCCCGGAGTCAGTTTTTGAGCTTTTTGAAAaaggagacggaggagagggagtgcACGGTTGTGTATGCGACGCACATATTGGATAATTTGGCGGGGTGGCCGACGCATTTGGTGCATATGCATCttgggacggtggtggagtggggGACGACGGagaagatgttggagagTAAACTGGGGGGGGAAAAAGAGACGGGAAACAGTCGGCTAGGGGAGTTGGTGTTAaggtggttgaaggaggaCTTGGATAGAAGGGGGCCGAGAGAcaagttgaggagggggccgGAGGGGTTGAGTTATAATTCGGGGAAtttggggattggggggtaTGGGTTAGAGAGTAAGAGcaagttggaggagaagagatgA
- a CDS encoding hypothetical protein (COG:T; EggNog:ENOG503NV84) — translation MADEGVADHYQVLEELGRGSFGVVYKAIEKKTGETVAIKHIDLESSDDDIHEIQQEISVLSTCASTHVTQYKASFLRGHKLWIVMEYLGGGSCLDLLKPGVFPEVHIAIICRELLLGLEYLHAEGKIHRDIKAANVLLSETGKVKLADFGVAAQLTHMKSQRNTFVGTPFWMAPEVIQQNGYDFKADIWSLGITAIEFATGEPPHAQTHPMKVLFQIPKQDPPRLEGKFSKEFKDFIAQCLVKAPHLRPTAKELLKHRFIRSAGKVEALQELIYRKQVADAKTERVKMPVYYQETLQTLSPKDGADEWVFDTVKSVVPQQKRGTVRSRKPSAVHGIEDAMHKLDVKDGPLQPTTPSTVRKSTVRRQSLRQSQQANRQVSNGSPRASVAAKRPLQPDMSFGNSGSTMRLFRRVPSDTSTNPSHHGGSSPSDSFIYDNSENRPPTSYSYQAPVEPHSKEAFLGRRLYNKALEPCLDELHAQTAGSAKREALARLSDALAHLDAVDPEGSYHLLRSIMSTVSQDTKLSNAFVPQLPQQQQQQQQQQQQQQQQQQQQYQQQQQHKQTLSEGTPQGGTVVKDQRTKPAALQPPPGLSSSPTKLMISQDNPHLASHRRRRESNIGGAENALGIVNGGRGGGSPDKEAREREREARENRERDKEKMAMAALEAKFPGRPAVQGMEHCKALGDLLYARWTDGLRLRWGGVGGH, via the exons ATGGCAGACGAAGGCGTCGCAGACCACTACcaggtgctggaggagctcggCC GCGGTAGTTTTGGCGTGGTCTACAAGGCCATTGAGAAGAAGACAGGGGAGACAGTTGCGATCAAACAT ATCGATCTCGAGTCTAGTGACGATGATATCCATGAAATTCAGCAAGAAATATCCGTGCTCAGCACCTGCGCCAGCACTCATGTCACCCAGTACAAGGCCAGCTTTCTCCGTGGACACAAGCTGTGGATTGTGATGGAATatctgggaggagggtccTGCCTGGATTTG CTCAAACCGGGCGTGTTTCCAGAAGTCCATATTGCCATCATTTGCCGAGAACTGCTACTTGGTCTGGAATACCTCCACGCAGAGGGCAAGATTCATCGTGACATCAAGGCTGCCAATGTCTTGCTGTCAGAGACTGGAAAAGTCAAGCTTGCCGACTTTGGCGTTGCCGCCCAGCTGACGCATATGAAGTCGCAACGCAACACCTTCGTTGGCACTCCCTTTTGGATGGCCCCTGAAGTCATCCAGCAGAATGGCTATGATTTCAAAGCGGATATCTGGTCCTTGGGCATCACGGCGATTGAGTTTGCGACTGGCGAGCCACCCCATGCTCAGACACATCCCATGAAAGTTCTCTTCCAGATCCCTAAGCAGGACCCCCCGAGGCTCGAAGGGAAGTTTAGCAAGGAGTTCAAGGACTTCATCGCACAATGTCTCGTCAAAGCACCGCATCTCCGGCCCACCGCAAAGGAACTGCTTAAGCATCGGTTCATCCGTTCAGCCGGCAAAGTGGAAGCTCTCCAGGAGCTCATATACCGCAAGCAAGTTGCCGATGCCAAGACGGAGCGTGTGAAGATGCCAGTGTACTATCAAGAGACGCTGCAAACTCTCTCGCCCAAGGATGGGGCAGACGAGTGGGTGTTTGACACGGTCAAATCAGTCGTCCCACAACAAAAACGCGGTACAGTCAGGTCTAGAAAACCGTCTGCCGTTCACGGGATAGAGGACGCCATGCATAAGCTCGACGTCAAAGATGGGCCCCTCCAGCCCACCACTCCAAGTACCGTCCGGAAGTCGACAGTCCGCCGCCAGTCCCTCCGTCAAAGCCAGCAAGCCAACCGCCAGGTTTCCAACGGCTCACCCCGTGCGTCTGTTGCGGCTAAGCGGCCATTACAACCAGACATGTCGTTTGGTAACTCGGGCTCGACTATGCGTTTATTCCGGAGGGTACCATCTGACACATCGACCAACCCTTCACATCATGGCGGTTCCTCCCCCAGTGACTCGTTCATCTATGACAACAGCGAGAACAGACCACCAACATCGTACTCGTACCAAGCCCCGGTAGAACCGCACAGCAAAGAAGCCTTTTTAGGGAGAAGGCTCTACAACAAGGCTCTAGAACCCTGTCTAGACGAACTCCACGCCCAGACAGCAGGCTCAGCAAAAAGGGAGGCACTGGCGAGGTTATCTGACGCTTTGGCCCATCTAGATGCTGTCGACCCAGAGGGGTCCTATCACCTCCTCCGAAGCATCATGTCGACAGTATCTCAAGACACAAAGCTAAGCAATGCTTTTGTCCCGCAACtaccccaacaacaacaacaacaacaacaa caacaacagcagcagcagcagcaacagcagcagcaataccaacaacagcaacaacataAACAAACCCTCAGCGAGGGCACCCCCCAAGGAGGAACAGTCGTCAAAGACCAAAGAACAAAACCAGCAGCCTtgcaaccaccaccagggtTGTCGAGCTCACCGACGAAGTTGATGATTTCACAGGATAACCCACATCTCGCGTCTCataggaggaggagggagagtaATATTGGCGGGGCGGAGAACGCGCTGGGGATCGTTaatgggggaaggggaggggggtcgCCGGATAAGGAAGCacgggagagagagagagaggcgagAGAGAATAGGGAACGGGATaaggagaagatggcgatggcggcgttggaggcAAAGTTTCCGGGGAGGCCGGCGGTGCAGGGGATGGAGCATTGTAAGGCGCTGGGTGATTTGCTTTATGCTAGATGGACGgatgggttgaggttgaggtgggggggtgtggggggGCATTGA